The following proteins are encoded in a genomic region of Synechococcus sp. ROS8604:
- the kdsB gene encoding 3-deoxy-manno-octulosonate cytidylyltransferase, which yields MNNALIQRSVVAVPARLASSRLPDKMLADIGGKPMIQRVLERCAQAEEPAAVVLCTDSERLRDLAEGWGISVLMTAETCSSGSERIASVADQLVALAWGEDAAQWDQAARQARLISTAVINVQGDQPFLDPGVVSAMASEFGRLDPVPAVVTPVYRLKPETIHNPAVVKTLLAHDGRALYFSRSAIPHVRDVDPSDWHQHTPYWGHVGMYGFRGDVLALWDQLPASPLENLERLEQLRLIEAGYTIATFAVEGTSLSVDTAEQLEEARLLARAA from the coding sequence ATGAACAACGCTTTGATTCAACGCTCGGTGGTGGCGGTGCCGGCCCGCCTGGCGTCCTCCCGCCTTCCCGACAAGATGTTGGCGGACATCGGCGGCAAGCCGATGATCCAGAGGGTGCTTGAACGCTGCGCGCAAGCGGAGGAGCCAGCTGCTGTGGTGCTTTGCACAGACAGCGAACGCTTGCGCGATTTGGCTGAGGGCTGGGGCATCTCCGTGTTGATGACCGCAGAGACCTGCAGTTCGGGCAGCGAGCGGATCGCTTCCGTTGCCGATCAGTTGGTGGCGTTGGCCTGGGGGGAGGATGCGGCGCAATGGGATCAGGCGGCGCGTCAGGCGCGCCTGATCTCGACGGCGGTGATCAATGTGCAAGGGGATCAGCCCTTTCTTGACCCTGGGGTGGTCTCGGCGATGGCCTCCGAGTTTGGGCGCTTGGACCCCGTACCCGCTGTGGTCACGCCGGTGTACCGGCTCAAGCCGGAGACGATTCATAACCCCGCCGTCGTGAAAACGTTGTTGGCCCATGACGGACGAGCGCTCTATTTTTCCCGTTCCGCCATTCCCCATGTCAGGGATGTTGACCCCTCCGACTGGCATCAGCACACGCCCTATTGGGGACATGTGGGGATGTACGGCTTTCGAGGCGATGTTTTGGCGCTCTGGGATCAGCTGCCCGCCTCGCCGCTGGAGAACCTGGAACGGCTGGAACAGCTGCGCCTGATTGAGGCCGGATACACCATCGCCACCTTTGCTGTGGAAGGAACCTCCCTGTCAGTAGACACCGCGGAGCAGCTTGAGGAAGCGCGCCTGCTGGCTCGGGCTGCCTAG
- a CDS encoding sulfotransferase family protein, whose amino-acid sequence MTEQTPGVFLLGVGAQKAGTSWLHQQLQRRSDADFGFLKEYHIHDALTIPKLERFRHLNLQLTQPRSWLQPRSWRRQRFFSDPRRYYNYFSWLLRRPRRPGRTVCLTGDITPSYAVLSAATFQAIHQQFQQRGIPVRPVFLLRDPIERIISSQRMKLRKQGQRDATTEVAALRKRVDNGPGLRSNYNQTLEALDQAFGLEDCFIGLFETLFQQESYAALCKYLAIAYQEPDWQEKVNASATANPIPDDLLAALGRQQAADFRQVCRALPQLDFETLWPTTSRWCS is encoded by the coding sequence ATGACTGAGCAAACGCCGGGGGTGTTTCTTCTCGGAGTCGGCGCCCAAAAAGCAGGAACGTCTTGGCTCCATCAGCAACTGCAGCGACGCAGCGATGCCGACTTTGGCTTTTTGAAGGAGTACCACATCCATGACGCGCTCACGATTCCAAAGCTGGAACGGTTTCGGCACCTAAACCTGCAACTGACCCAGCCACGCAGCTGGCTGCAGCCGCGCAGTTGGCGCCGTCAACGCTTTTTCTCCGATCCGCGCCGGTACTACAACTATTTCTCCTGGCTGCTTCGGCGTCCCCGCCGACCAGGCCGAACGGTTTGCCTCACTGGAGACATCACCCCCTCCTACGCGGTGCTGAGCGCTGCAACATTCCAAGCCATTCACCAGCAGTTCCAGCAACGCGGCATCCCCGTGCGACCGGTGTTTCTGCTGCGCGATCCGATCGAACGGATCATTTCAAGCCAGCGGATGAAACTGCGCAAACAGGGTCAACGGGATGCCACAACGGAGGTAGCGGCTCTGCGCAAAAGAGTCGACAATGGTCCAGGCCTGCGCAGCAACTACAACCAGACACTGGAGGCCCTCGATCAAGCCTTTGGACTTGAGGATTGCTTTATCGGATTGTTTGAGACCCTGTTCCAACAAGAGAGCTACGCAGCGCTTTGCAAGTACCTCGCAATCGCCTACCAAGAACCGGATTGGCAAGAGAAGGTGAATGCCAGTGCCACCGCCAACCCGATCCCCGACGATCTCCTGGCCGCGCTCGGTCGCCAGCAGGCCGCTGACTTCAGACAGGTGTGCAGGGCCTTGCCTCAGCTGGATTTCGAAACGCTCTGGCCCACCACCAGCCGCTGGTGCTCCTAG
- the kdsA gene encoding 3-deoxy-8-phosphooctulonate synthase codes for MAASSVALGTIRFANDAPFVLVGGVNVLESRDFALEVAGHYKTVCTELGIPLVFKASYDKANRSSIHSYRGPGLEEGLAILQAVKDTHAIPVITDVHSPEEAAPAAEVCDIIQLPAFLARQTDLVQAMARTGAVINIKKPQFLSPSQMANMVEKFRECGNEQLLICERGSNFGYDNLVVDMLGFGVMKQCCDNRPLIFDVTHALQCRDPGGAASSGRRNQVVDLARAGIAVGLAGLFLESHPDPDQARCDGPSALPLAQLKNFLNQVKAIDDVVKAMPALEIQ; via the coding sequence ATGGCCGCAAGCAGCGTTGCGTTGGGCACCATCCGTTTCGCTAACGACGCGCCTTTCGTGCTGGTCGGTGGTGTGAATGTGCTCGAATCGCGCGACTTCGCCCTCGAGGTGGCGGGTCATTACAAAACGGTTTGCACTGAGCTGGGCATCCCCCTGGTGTTCAAAGCCTCCTACGACAAAGCCAACCGCTCCTCGATTCATTCCTACCGAGGTCCGGGGCTTGAGGAAGGATTGGCAATTTTGCAAGCGGTGAAGGACACCCACGCCATTCCGGTGATAACGGATGTGCACAGCCCGGAAGAGGCAGCCCCTGCAGCTGAAGTGTGCGACATCATCCAACTGCCCGCCTTCTTGGCCCGGCAGACCGATTTGGTGCAAGCGATGGCCCGAACGGGCGCGGTGATCAACATCAAGAAGCCCCAGTTCCTCAGCCCCTCTCAGATGGCGAACATGGTGGAAAAGTTCCGAGAATGCGGCAATGAGCAGCTGCTGATTTGTGAGCGCGGTAGCAACTTCGGTTACGACAATCTCGTGGTCGACATGCTCGGTTTTGGCGTGATGAAGCAGTGCTGCGATAACCGACCCCTGATCTTTGACGTGACCCACGCCCTGCAGTGCCGCGACCCTGGTGGTGCCGCCTCAAGCGGCCGCCGTAACCAGGTGGTGGACCTGGCAAGAGCCGGCATCGCCGTTGGCCTGGCCGGACTGTTCCTCGAATCCCATCCCGACCCCGATCAGGCCCGCTGCGACGGCCCCAGCGCTCTGCCGCTAGCGCAACTGAAGAACTTCCTCAACCAAGTAAAAGCCATTGATGACGTCGTGAAAGCGATGCCAGCGCTTGAGATTCAATAA
- a CDS encoding HAD family hydrolase, producing the protein MRQLLREWQWQRQRQALQNLELLVLDVDGVMTDGGLWFDGQGQLQKRFDVRDGLGLRLLQSVGVKLAFLSGGQGGATEVRAKQLGICECLVGVKDKPVALEALQQRLGVTANTTAFLGDDLNDLAVRAGVRLLLAPADACRPLRRQADGVLHHSGGHGAVRELAERILQARGDWEVLRSNGWRDRND; encoded by the coding sequence ATGAGACAGCTCCTGCGTGAATGGCAGTGGCAACGGCAACGCCAAGCCCTCCAAAATCTTGAATTGCTGGTGCTGGATGTGGATGGAGTGATGACCGACGGGGGGCTTTGGTTTGACGGGCAGGGGCAACTGCAAAAACGTTTTGACGTGCGCGATGGACTGGGCTTACGCCTGCTGCAAAGCGTTGGCGTGAAGCTGGCCTTCCTCAGTGGCGGCCAAGGCGGAGCAACGGAAGTGAGAGCCAAGCAGCTCGGCATTTGCGAATGTTTGGTCGGCGTCAAGGACAAACCGGTGGCCCTTGAAGCGCTGCAACAACGCCTTGGCGTTACAGCCAACACCACAGCTTTTCTGGGAGATGATCTCAACGATTTAGCGGTGCGAGCCGGGGTTCGTTTGCTGCTCGCCCCAGCTGACGCCTGCCGCCCACTGCGCCGGCAGGCCGATGGGGTGCTGCATCACAGCGGTGGCCACGGTGCCGTTCGTGAATTGGCTGAGCGCATCCTCCAGGCCAGAGGCGATTGGGAGGTCCTCCGCTCCAATGGCTGGAGGGATCGAAATGACTGA
- a CDS encoding sulfotransferase yields MALLMNAHSKVISVGELKQLLHHQTCTCHGLPPEKCPFWSQVDARVYESVGLHLYELDLIDGDDDAKFLRDNEALYMALALVSGCSIIVDSSKTLRRLKRLRKAIGDGAQFDLIPINLRRGAFGTLNSVRRKGRDLSAPIDGYCKSFFETRKQLKNVHHVDIQYEYLARNPRRELARVMGEMGLVFEESQLQWRNAVIRDVGGNRMRQGSSDLIRLDESWRRELNWRLKLRILIQTLPVRLRSRLLFRLWRRWLKPVKDTPKLNP; encoded by the coding sequence TTGGCTTTGTTGATGAATGCTCATAGCAAGGTCATCAGCGTGGGCGAGCTAAAGCAGCTGCTCCACCATCAAACATGCACTTGTCATGGCTTGCCGCCAGAAAAATGTCCGTTTTGGAGTCAAGTGGATGCTCGTGTTTATGAATCAGTAGGGCTTCATCTGTATGAGTTGGATTTAATAGATGGTGATGATGATGCGAAATTTCTTCGTGATAACGAAGCTTTATATATGGCATTGGCATTGGTGAGTGGGTGTTCTATTATTGTAGACTCTTCAAAAACACTCCGTCGTTTGAAGCGGCTGAGGAAGGCGATAGGTGACGGCGCTCAATTCGATTTGATCCCCATTAATCTGCGTCGTGGGGCTTTCGGGACGCTCAATAGTGTTCGCCGCAAAGGAAGGGATCTGAGTGCCCCCATCGATGGCTATTGCAAGTCCTTTTTTGAAACTCGCAAGCAGCTTAAAAATGTGCACCATGTAGATATACAATATGAATATTTAGCCCGAAACCCGCGTCGAGAGCTGGCTCGAGTGATGGGTGAGATGGGACTTGTTTTTGAGGAGTCGCAGCTGCAATGGCGCAACGCTGTGATCCGCGATGTGGGAGGGAACCGAATGCGGCAAGGTTCTTCGGATCTGATCCGCTTGGATGAGTCTTGGCGTCGAGAGCTGAATTGGCGGCTCAAGCTCAGAATCTTGATTCAAACGCTGCCTGTGCGATTGAGAAGCCGTTTGCTCTTCAGGCTATGGAGACGATGGCTCAAGCCTGTGAAGGACACCCCTAAGCTCAATCCATGA
- a CDS encoding SIS domain-containing protein: protein MHLSLNCLSALTRCLQEEAAAIAEAAARLSSEDVERALGLLERCADRKAKLVITGVGKSGIVARKIAATFSSIGLMALYLNPLDALHGDLGVVASDDVCLLLSNSGETSELLDLLPHLKRRGTARIALVGQADSSLGRGSDVTLEAFVDREICPLNLAPTASTAVAMAIGDALAAVWMERRGISPADFAFNHPAGSLGKQLTMTVADLMLPAADLPPLQAKTTLPEVIGKLTQGAIGSGWVEDPDAPKRLLGLITDGDLRRGLRSHDADHWALLTAEDLMTTDPITVRAEMLAVEAIQKMEHNRRKPISVMPVVNANGEFEGLLRLHDLVQAGLA from the coding sequence ATGCATCTGAGCCTGAACTGCTTGTCCGCACTCACACGCTGCTTGCAGGAAGAGGCGGCAGCGATCGCCGAAGCGGCTGCCCGACTCAGCAGTGAGGACGTGGAGAGAGCGCTTGGCTTGCTGGAGCGTTGTGCCGACCGCAAGGCCAAGCTGGTGATCACGGGAGTGGGCAAAAGCGGAATCGTGGCGCGAAAAATTGCAGCTACTTTTTCTTCGATCGGCTTGATGGCTCTCTATCTCAATCCCCTGGATGCCCTCCATGGCGATCTCGGAGTGGTGGCCTCAGACGATGTCTGCCTGCTCCTTTCCAACAGCGGTGAAACCAGCGAATTGCTTGACCTGCTGCCCCATCTCAAACGGCGAGGCACGGCAAGAATTGCGTTGGTGGGCCAAGCCGACTCCTCCCTGGGCAGGGGCAGTGACGTCACACTTGAAGCCTTTGTGGATCGGGAAATCTGTCCGCTCAACCTTGCACCAACCGCGAGTACGGCCGTTGCCATGGCGATCGGTGATGCCCTCGCCGCCGTTTGGATGGAACGGCGTGGAATTTCTCCGGCCGATTTCGCTTTTAATCACCCGGCTGGATCGCTCGGCAAACAACTGACGATGACGGTGGCCGACCTGATGCTGCCTGCCGCAGACCTGCCTCCCTTGCAAGCGAAGACGACGCTGCCAGAGGTGATTGGCAAGCTCACGCAAGGGGCCATCGGCAGTGGTTGGGTGGAAGACCCAGACGCCCCAAAGCGCTTACTGGGTTTGATCACCGATGGAGATCTGCGTCGTGGCCTGCGCTCACACGATGCCGACCATTGGGCCCTACTCACGGCAGAGGATCTGATGACCACGGATCCGATCACCGTGAGGGCAGAGATGCTGGCCGTGGAAGCGATTCAGAAAATGGAACACAACCGGCGCAAACCGATTTCGGTGATGCCGGTGGTGAATGCCAACGGCGAATTCGAAGGGTTGCTGCGCCTGCACGACCTGGTGCAGGCGGGGCTTGCATGA
- a CDS encoding O-antigen ligase: MRTSSSGSDASILVHVGICQAQFNGTGMDSLLVERLRAAVLWLDALIPLSLLGFAFERNADPTVTVWILVLWCGLKLATRLAKTPLYGVLIGVLLVSLSALFHPLTISAPTDLILVLLACAAGLQQTPRQWRIAFWCLLAIVLVCLPFVEWDRFNGNLELIPFAPLRDWLPQEAIRIQRITINRSAYLFGLFSLIGYSLWRFERRPGLRRLAAVLASLSFVLAFATGSRAAFAYPVLAVLFTEAFWRYRHVVARYARVLAASLLVGGLCFNVLLYWPSGPIAKGDPSDVGRAEVAQCFVSESVRSWQDFFGGQGYDRVSDRCAQKVFLPNSNKGIPHSHNAFLQVLADQGVVAVLLMVLVLWAGLTRLFSSLGRVAPVLSFVGLSCWLFMLAAALVESTLLKTVLQQVMTGYLLAIPWWMASASSPSVSSHPSSD; the protein is encoded by the coding sequence GTGCGGACAAGCAGTTCAGGCTCAGATGCATCCATTCTTGTGCATGTAGGGATCTGTCAGGCTCAGTTCAACGGAACAGGGATGGACTCTTTGTTGGTTGAGCGTTTGAGGGCTGCCGTGCTCTGGCTGGATGCCTTGATTCCTCTTTCCCTGCTGGGGTTTGCGTTCGAACGCAACGCTGATCCCACCGTCACGGTTTGGATCCTGGTGCTGTGGTGCGGCCTCAAATTGGCCACCCGTCTTGCCAAGACACCGTTGTATGGCGTGTTGATTGGTGTGTTGCTGGTCAGCCTGAGTGCTCTGTTCCATCCCCTCACGATTTCGGCGCCAACCGATCTGATTTTGGTCTTACTCGCTTGTGCTGCTGGTCTTCAGCAGACACCTCGGCAATGGCGGATTGCCTTTTGGTGTCTGTTGGCAATTGTCCTGGTGTGCCTTCCTTTTGTGGAATGGGATCGCTTTAACGGCAACCTTGAGCTGATTCCTTTTGCTCCACTGCGCGACTGGCTTCCTCAAGAGGCGATCCGGATTCAGAGGATCACGATCAATCGATCGGCCTATCTGTTTGGCCTATTCAGCTTGATTGGGTATTCCCTTTGGCGGTTTGAACGGCGCCCTGGCCTGCGCAGGCTGGCTGCAGTTTTGGCTTCCCTCAGCTTTGTCTTGGCGTTCGCCACCGGCTCGCGGGCGGCCTTTGCTTACCCGGTCTTGGCTGTGTTGTTTACCGAAGCCTTCTGGAGGTACCGCCACGTCGTGGCGCGCTATGCACGGGTGCTTGCCGCCTCCCTCCTAGTGGGCGGCTTGTGTTTCAACGTGCTGTTGTATTGGCCCTCAGGCCCGATTGCCAAGGGGGATCCCAGTGATGTGGGTCGGGCCGAAGTGGCGCAGTGTTTTGTCTCGGAATCGGTCCGCTCCTGGCAGGATTTTTTTGGGGGGCAAGGCTACGACCGCGTCTCCGATCGTTGTGCCCAGAAGGTGTTTCTGCCTAACAGCAACAAAGGGATTCCCCACTCGCACAATGCTTTCCTCCAGGTCTTGGCGGATCAGGGCGTTGTGGCTGTTTTGCTGATGGTCTTGGTGCTGTGGGCGGGGTTGACGCGGCTTTTTTCCAGCCTTGGCCGCGTGGCCCCTGTGTTGTCCTTCGTGGGATTGAGTTGCTGGTTGTTCATGCTGGCGGCGGCTTTGGTTGAATCCACTTTGTTGAAGACGGTGTTGCAACAAGTGATGACTGGATATCTGTTGGCAATTCCTTGGTGGATGGCGTCTGCTTCCAGTCCTTCAGTGAGTTCACATCCCAGCAGCGATTGA